AGATGTCTAAAATTCTGACGATGGTGGCCCAGCGCCTAGCGCTGGGCCTCCTCACCCTCTTTGTCGTCTCCCTGATTATCTTCCTGGGAGTCGAGTTGCTTCCCGGTGATCTCGCCGAAGCGATCCTCGGTCAATCGGCGCTGCCCGAAACGGTCGCTGCTTTCCGTAAGGAACTCAAGCTCGACCTGCCGATGCACGAGCGCTACCTGGACTGGCTGGGCGGCATTCTTCAGGGCGATCTGGGACGATCGCTGTCCAACCAGCGTGAGATCACCGAGCTGATCAGCGGCCGGCTTGCCAACACGGTGTTTCTCGCCGTGATGGCGGCGGTGATTTCCGTCCCATTGGCGCTGACGCTGGGCGTTCTCGCCGCACTCTACCGCAATAGCCTGTTCGACCGCGGCATCAACATCGTCGCCTTGTCGTCGGTGTCCTTTCCGGAATTCTTCGTCGCCTACATCCTGATCCTGTTCTTGGCCGTCGAGTGGGGCCTGTTCCCGAGCATTTCGAACGTCAATTTCGATCTCGGGTTTTGGGAACGGGTCTACCGCGTGTTCCTGCCGGCGCTGACCCTCACCCTGGTCGTGGTCGCACAGATGATGCGCATGACGCGGGCGGCGCTGATCAACCTCCTCGCCAGCCCCTACATCGAAATGGCCAACCTCAAGGGCCTTTCGCGATCGCGTATCATCGTTCGCCATGCCCTGCCGAACGCGTTGTCGCCGATTATCACTGTGATCGTTCTCAACCTCGCCTATCTCGTCGTTGGCGTGGTCGTTGTCGAGGTCGTCTTTGTCTATCCAGGCCTTGGCCAGCTGCTCGTCGATTCGGTTTCGCGGCGCGACATCCCGGTCGTGCAAGCGTGCAGCATGATATTCGCCGCGACCTATGTCCTGTTGAATCTGACGGCGGATGTCTTGGCGATCGTGACCAATCCCAGACTGCTTCACCCGAGATAGGCGGAGGCGGGCATGGGCGGATTCTGGAAATTGATCAAATCGGCACCGTGGAGCGCCCGCTTCGGCATCGCCGTGATCGTGATCTATATCTTTATCGCGGTTTTCGCGCCCGTTTTGACGCCCTATGGCGAATCCGAAATCGTCGGCGCCGA
This Alphaproteobacteria bacterium DNA region includes the following protein-coding sequences:
- a CDS encoding ABC transporter permease; amino-acid sequence: MSKILTMVAQRLALGLLTLFVVSLIIFLGVELLPGDLAEAILGQSALPETVAAFRKELKLDLPMHERYLDWLGGILQGDLGRSLSNQREITELISGRLANTVFLAVMAAVISVPLALTLGVLAALYRNSLFDRGINIVALSSVSFPEFFVAYILILFLAVEWGLFPSISNVNFDLGFWERVYRVFLPALTLTLVVVAQMMRMTRAALINLLASPYIEMANLKGLSRSRIIVRHALPNALSPIITVIVLNLAYLVVGVVVVEVVFVYPGLGQLLVDSVSRRDIPVVQACSMIFAATYVLLNLTADVLAIVTNPRLLHPR